The following proteins come from a genomic window of Thermoproteus sp.:
- a CDS encoding inositol monophosphatase family protein — protein sequence MLGRLESIAAKASWLLWSKFKDGRGLEVVGRHGDDVTRAIDAEIEEYIYSALRGSFEGGVLIAEEGGTYRWGDERYVFVLDPLDGSLNYALGIPVFTISLAAGTYRTGTLDDLTYAVLAVPPKGDIYILGPGSGPLRNGVPIRRRDVGANVAFVAIGDFVPPQVFSRISSMGLKGRSLGCSSYELLLTGLGMAAGFADLRGKLRMLDIAASLLIGKALGMSYIIYGDYSLDAKGISLLAGTKEFIDGLRGVGGGS from the coding sequence GTGCTCGGGAGGCTTGAATCCATAGCGGCGAAGGCCTCTTGGCTGTTGTGGAGCAAGTTCAAAGATGGGCGGGGCCTCGAGGTGGTTGGAAGACACGGCGACGACGTGACTAGAGCCATAGACGCCGAGATTGAGGAGTATATATACTCGGCCTTGAGGGGCTCCTTCGAGGGCGGCGTCTTGATAGCCGAAGAGGGCGGCACTTACAGGTGGGGAGACGAGCGCTATGTCTTCGTCTTGGACCCCCTCGACGGATCTCTAAACTACGCCCTGGGCATACCCGTCTTTACTATTTCCCTAGCCGCGGGGACCTACCGTACGGGCACTCTTGACGACTTGACATATGCGGTCCTCGCGGTCCCGCCTAAAGGCGATATATATATCCTAGGTCCCGGCTCGGGGCCTTTGAGAAACGGCGTGCCGATTAGAAGGCGCGACGTCGGAGCCAACGTGGCGTTTGTGGCCATAGGTGACTTTGTACCGCCTCAAGTTTTTTCCCGCATATCTTCAATGGGCCTCAAGGGCAGGAGCCTCGGCTGTTCCAGCTACGAGCTCCTCCTCACAGGCCTAGGCATGGCGGCCGGCTTCGCCGACTTGAGAGGCAAGTTGAGGATGCTCGACATAGCCGCCTCCTTGCTTATAGGCAAGGCCCTCGGCATGAGTTACATCATATATGGAGATTACTCCCTAGACGCGAAGGGGATATCTTTATTGGCAGGCACGAAGGAGTTCATAGATGGGCTCAGAGGCGTTGGAGGAGGGAGCTAG
- a CDS encoding SWIM zinc finger family protein, which produces MGSEALEEGARRFLLDLSGALGVRLSKILDLYFSVEPKRARILEIVEEGGKVVGIRMAVQSSSRKGVWHYVSVGPYGAKCTCEANTIKGLICRHIVIALITWNMVSLIKTGQSVDVNSLGWLKKRHEDSA; this is translated from the coding sequence ATGGGCTCAGAGGCGTTGGAGGAGGGAGCTAGGCGCTTCCTGCTGGACCTCTCGGGAGCCCTCGGCGTTAGGCTCTCCAAGATACTCGACCTATACTTCTCCGTAGAGCCCAAGAGGGCGAGGATCTTGGAAATAGTGGAGGAGGGCGGTAAGGTTGTCGGAATCCGTATGGCCGTCCAGTCTAGCTCCAGGAAGGGAGTGTGGCACTATGTATCGGTGGGGCCCTACGGCGCCAAGTGCACCTGCGAGGCGAACACCATAAAGGGCCTTATATGCAGACATATAGTCATAGCGCTGATCACCTGGAACATGGTTTCCCTCATAAAGACCGGACAGAGCGTCGACGTGAATTCGCTAGGTTGGCTTAAAAAACGTCACGAAGACTCAGCATAG
- a CDS encoding preprotein translocase subunit Sec61beta yields the protein MARRRRGENLNLFTAAGLLNFSREGEIEKIKLSPKAVVIASFVIMGIVIVLTLLRV from the coding sequence ATGGCTAGAAGGAGGAGGGGCGAGAACCTCAATTTGTTCACGGCCGCCGGCTTGTTGAATTTCAGCAGGGAGGGCGAAATCGAGAAGATAAAGCTCAGCCCTAAGGCCGTCGTGATAGCCTCTTTCGTCATAATGGGGATAGTCATCGTCCTCACCCTCTTGAGAGTTTAA
- a CDS encoding TatD family hydrolase, which produces MRIFDNHAHANEKTGLGVEEVVKRFKRAGGSGIIFVALLTWSIGGAPGDKDWVVRLYEHTVRNAEVARALGLISGAVVGVHPAECMSLLDAGWSEAEVLRFMEWTVDLAARYVVEGKAVGFGEYGRPHWDVDPAKVELCNRVIEYVMARARDVGAVVHLHLERRGEATVRSIAEIARRANARPGSVVMHHIEPRAAALARELGLMPSIPIGRKGEFEEALALKPIYLIESDYIDDSKRPGAVIPPWTLANKVKRAVESGLISEAYVDALFKNAEATYVALFHKFV; this is translated from the coding sequence GTGAGGATATTCGACAACCACGCCCACGCCAACGAGAAGACAGGCCTAGGCGTGGAGGAAGTGGTCAAACGGTTCAAGAGGGCTGGAGGTTCCGGCATAATCTTCGTGGCGCTCCTCACGTGGTCCATAGGGGGCGCTCCCGGCGACAAGGACTGGGTAGTGAGACTCTATGAGCACACAGTCAGAAACGCCGAGGTTGCCAGGGCGTTAGGCCTCATCTCGGGCGCCGTTGTCGGAGTCCATCCGGCGGAATGTATGTCGTTGTTGGACGCCGGCTGGAGCGAGGCGGAGGTCCTACGCTTTATGGAGTGGACCGTCGACCTAGCTGCCCGCTATGTGGTGGAGGGCAAGGCGGTGGGGTTTGGCGAGTACGGCAGGCCGCATTGGGACGTAGACCCCGCCAAGGTCGAGCTCTGTAATAGGGTGATAGAATACGTAATGGCTAGAGCCCGCGACGTAGGGGCCGTGGTCCATCTACACCTAGAGCGTAGGGGGGAGGCTACGGTGAGGAGTATAGCCGAAATCGCCCGCAGGGCCAACGCGAGGCCCGGCTCTGTGGTGATGCATCACATAGAGCCCCGCGCGGCCGCCTTGGCGAGAGAACTAGGCCTCATGCCGTCTATACCTATAGGCCGCAAGGGCGAGTTCGAAGAGGCCCTCGCCCTCAAGCCCATATACCTAATAGAGAGCGACTATATTGACGACAGCAAGAGGCCCGGCGCCGTGATACCCCCGTGGACTTTAGCCAATAAGGTGAAGAGGGCCGTCGAGTCCGGTCTTATCTCAGAGGCCTATGTGGACGCGCTCTTTAAGAACGCAGAGGCCACATACGTGGCGCTATTTCATAAATTTGTGTAA
- a CDS encoding DegT/DnrJ/EryC1/StrS family aminotransferase, translating to MLAIYGGKPVREKPIVAKPVVYSPELLKEIEEVLKSGALVSTHGKWVKAFEAELAAFLGVKYAYAVTSGTTALHTALKAVGVGPGDEVITTPFTFAASATAVLHANAVPIFADIDRESLNLDPASVEEKITDRTKAVLVVHLAGYPAEMDAFMKLAERHGLYVIEDVAQALGAEYRGRKVGSLGHISAFSFYATKHITGGEGGAVATNVAAYAERARLIRAHGETDKYWYELLGYNYRMTELQGLLLYYELKRFDEFQRAREEYVKALLDGLAPLEGEGLLSVVRPRSHVKHSWHLVQILLSTERLSKPRDFVIEALRKEGIGNVSVAYPVPLYRTPLFQKMEGHGRGCPWACPFYGKKVQYSPLPNAEWAAERVVSLLVLPNLAVEDAVDTAKAFIKVLRELRR from the coding sequence ATGCTTGCGATATATGGCGGCAAGCCAGTCCGGGAGAAGCCCATCGTCGCGAAGCCCGTCGTCTACTCGCCCGAGCTTCTCAAGGAGATAGAGGAGGTCCTCAAGTCTGGCGCTCTTGTGTCTACTCACGGCAAGTGGGTCAAAGCGTTCGAGGCGGAGCTGGCCGCCTTCCTCGGCGTGAAGTACGCCTACGCCGTCACTAGTGGCACGACGGCGCTCCACACCGCGTTAAAGGCGGTAGGAGTCGGCCCCGGCGATGAGGTAATAACTACTCCCTTCACGTTCGCCGCTAGCGCCACGGCGGTCCTCCACGCAAACGCCGTGCCCATATTCGCCGACATAGATAGAGAGTCCCTCAATCTAGATCCCGCCTCGGTCGAGGAGAAGATCACCGATAGGACCAAGGCGGTATTAGTGGTCCACCTAGCCGGCTACCCCGCCGAGATGGACGCCTTTATGAAGCTCGCCGAGCGGCACGGCCTATATGTAATCGAGGACGTGGCCCAGGCCCTAGGGGCCGAATATAGAGGCAGGAAAGTCGGCTCTTTGGGCCATATATCGGCGTTTAGCTTCTACGCTACTAAACACATAACCGGCGGGGAGGGCGGCGCCGTAGCCACAAACGTGGCCGCGTATGCAGAGAGGGCACGGCTGATTAGAGCCCACGGAGAGACCGACAAATATTGGTACGAACTGTTGGGTTACAACTACAGGATGACGGAGCTACAAGGCCTCTTGTTGTACTATGAGCTTAAAAGGTTCGATGAGTTTCAGAGAGCCAGAGAGGAATATGTAAAGGCTCTTTTAGATGGGCTGGCGCCTCTGGAGGGCGAGGGGCTTTTGTCTGTAGTGAGGCCAAGGTCCCACGTTAAACACAGCTGGCACCTAGTACAGATCCTCCTCTCGACGGAGAGGTTGAGCAAACCGCGGGACTTCGTCATAGAGGCGTTGAGGAAGGAGGGCATAGGCAATGTGTCGGTGGCATATCCGGTCCCTCTATACAGAACTCCATTGTTCCAAAAAATGGAGGGGCATGGGCGTGGCTGTCCCTGGGCCTGTCCCTTCTACGGCAAGAAGGTTCAATATTCCCCGTTGCCTAACGCCGAGTGGGCCGCCGAGAGGGTAGTATCCCTATTGGTCCTGCCCAATCTGGCCGTGGAAGACGCCGTGGATACCGCCAAGGCGTTCATAAAGGTGCTACGCGAGTTGAGACGTTGA
- a CDS encoding metal-sulfur cluster assembly factor, which yields MELGENGVAFKTNLPPDKVKQLVEVLRNIYDPEIPINVYDLGLIREITLGEDGVLKIVMTLTAVGCPVSGSLANEVGLAVQSVVPEAKEVEVDVDFERPWDPTQMTPEGREMFKAIYGYDIVQQYIEQQLAQQQ from the coding sequence ATGGAGCTCGGCGAAAACGGCGTGGCCTTTAAGACCAATTTGCCTCCGGACAAAGTCAAACAGCTGGTGGAAGTACTTCGCAATATATACGATCCGGAGATCCCGATTAACGTATACGATTTGGGCCTAATTAGAGAGATCACTCTCGGCGAGGACGGCGTCTTGAAGATCGTCATGACGCTGACGGCGGTCGGCTGCCCCGTCTCCGGCAGTCTGGCCAACGAGGTGGGCCTTGCGGTCCAGTCGGTAGTCCCCGAGGCAAAGGAGGTCGAGGTGGACGTAGACTTCGAGAGGCCGTGGGACCCCACGCAGATGACGCCAGAGGGACGTGAGATGTTTAAGGCCATATATGGCTACGACATAGTACAGCAATATATAGAACAACAGTTAGCCCAACAACAGTAG
- a CDS encoding flavin reductase family protein codes for MYVEYRGTFYRPLHPRPTVIVVSRCPDGKINAMPASWNTPASEEPPTIVVAVDRSSYTYQCLEHSGEATINVAPIDMADLAYALGSVSGRDVDKAKAFGLKFVDSDLIGTPGLEGSIAIYETKVKGKLDVGEVRLYVFEVLKVKVREGLVDEWGPLLDQTNLLLHGAGRAFYRVDPKKIWAKKR; via the coding sequence ATGTACGTCGAGTACCGCGGGACGTTCTACAGGCCCCTACACCCGAGGCCCACCGTCATAGTGGTCTCGCGGTGTCCTGACGGGAAGATCAACGCGATGCCCGCCAGTTGGAACACGCCGGCGTCCGAAGAGCCGCCGACGATAGTGGTGGCGGTGGATAGGTCCTCCTATACCTACCAATGCCTAGAGCATTCGGGCGAGGCGACGATTAACGTGGCGCCTATAGACATGGCCGACCTGGCCTACGCCTTGGGGTCCGTCAGCGGGAGGGACGTGGACAAAGCCAAGGCCTTCGGCCTTAAGTTTGTCGACAGCGACCTAATCGGCACGCCGGGCCTAGAGGGGTCTATAGCCATCTACGAGACCAAGGTTAAGGGGAAGCTAGACGTAGGCGAGGTGAGACTCTACGTCTTCGAGGTGTTGAAGGTCAAAGTGAGGGAGGGCCTTGTGGACGAATGGGGCCCACTCCTGGATCAGACCAACTTATTGTTGCATGGGGCGGGCCGGGCCTTCTATAGAGTGGACCCGAAAAAGATATGGGCCAAAAAGCGCTGA
- a CDS encoding phosphoribosyltransferase encodes MPKVPVKVVKWEEIVAWARRLADNIKSSGWTPDVVVAIARGGYVPARLLCDFLGVQDLLSVQVVHWPGAAQVAEKAYVKYGLSVDLSGKNVLVMDDIVDTGDSVLLAKEVVEKCCKPKSVKTAALQVITSTTKYIPDYYAIEVKDWYWYQYPWTALEDMSSFIVRMMREEKEALWTLDKIVEKFVEWYGNELLEERFLYFREALERLKKNGVIKQVNCDGHVCYQYQP; translated from the coding sequence GTGCCGAAGGTACCGGTAAAGGTGGTCAAATGGGAGGAGATAGTGGCTTGGGCCAGGAGGCTGGCCGACAACATAAAGTCAAGTGGGTGGACGCCCGACGTAGTCGTCGCGATAGCTAGAGGCGGCTACGTGCCGGCCAGGCTCCTCTGCGACTTCTTGGGGGTACAAGACCTCCTCAGCGTGCAGGTGGTCCATTGGCCCGGCGCGGCTCAGGTGGCCGAAAAGGCGTATGTGAAGTACGGGCTCTCCGTAGACCTATCGGGCAAGAACGTGTTGGTTATGGACGACATAGTGGACACCGGCGACAGCGTCTTACTGGCCAAAGAGGTCGTGGAGAAGTGTTGCAAGCCGAAGTCGGTCAAGACCGCCGCTTTGCAAGTGATTACCAGCACAACTAAGTACATACCGGACTATTACGCCATAGAGGTCAAGGACTGGTATTGGTACCAATACCCCTGGACGGCCCTCGAGGACATGTCGAGCTTTATAGTCAGGATGATGCGAGAGGAGAAAGAGGCCCTCTGGACTCTCGACAAAATAGTCGAGAAGTTCGTCGAGTGGTACGGCAACGAGCTCCTGGAGGAGAGGTTCCTCTACTTCAGAGAGGCCCTGGAGCGGTTGAAGAAAAACGGCGTGATCAAACAGGTGAACTGCGACGGCCACGTCTGCTATCAATACCAGCCGTAG
- a CDS encoding phosphoribosyltransferase family protein — MERLEKVRIQLDGVNALRSVKRLLGLTYKELSSLLGLPESVLSRYYTGDMLPSVETASEIVEKLFREYPLDKILQKVLRIYETYVDLTATYNPDLWTLYSIYISRRFEGLKVDKVLTAAVDGIPLAVVIAQRFGVPLVVAKQYKEPGYKILEVSYIKGNRVVSLYVPQGLLAKGENVLIIDDIVRTGKTIRALADLAASAGSNVVAAAALLAFRGFTEKFEFPVDIALVV; from the coding sequence GTGGAGCGGTTGGAGAAAGTCAGGATACAGCTGGACGGAGTCAACGCCCTGAGGTCCGTAAAGAGGTTGCTGGGCCTCACCTACAAGGAACTATCAAGCCTATTGGGCCTTCCCGAAAGCGTCCTGTCGCGTTACTACACAGGCGACATGCTACCCTCTGTAGAGACCGCAAGCGAGATAGTAGAAAAACTATTTAGGGAATACCCCCTAGACAAGATACTTCAGAAGGTCTTAAGGATATATGAGACGTATGTAGACCTCACAGCGACGTACAACCCGGACTTGTGGACGCTCTACTCTATCTACATATCGCGGAGGTTTGAGGGCTTGAAGGTCGACAAAGTCCTCACGGCGGCCGTCGACGGTATACCCCTCGCCGTAGTCATTGCGCAGAGGTTCGGCGTCCCGCTGGTAGTCGCTAAGCAGTACAAAGAGCCTGGCTACAAAATACTGGAGGTCTCCTACATAAAGGGAAATAGGGTCGTATCGCTCTACGTCCCTCAAGGCCTCCTGGCCAAAGGAGAGAACGTCTTGATAATCGACGATATAGTCAGGACGGGGAAAACCATCAGGGCGCTGGCCGACCTGGCCGCATCGGCGGGTAGCAACGTGGTCGCCGCAGCGGCCCTACTGGCCTTTAGAGGATTTACGGAAAAATTTGAATTCCCGGTGGACATCGCACTGGTGGTGTGA
- a CDS encoding prephenate dehydrogenase, translating to MMVGIIGGGRMGRWLKREISKRHEAAIYDVDPSRSEMPLERLVEASDVLIVAVGFRDAGRVLGDLSRFDLCGKLVMDIATFKRYVLGAYASIPDCAYTATVHPMFGPGAKSIEGGRVVVMEVPGRRGADKAEEFFRDLGATVIRGDVEEHERFVKYTIGLSYAVGLALARVYSRYWPLLEKYGGTSFKYLSTYAASLLGDPSAVAYAEEAGEALDEFIKALAEKGMPTLPLDPEEAYRLFYEALSRLYSS from the coding sequence ATGATGGTCGGAATAATCGGCGGCGGCCGGATGGGCCGTTGGCTCAAGAGGGAGATCTCCAAGAGGCACGAAGCCGCCATATACGACGTGGACCCCTCTAGGAGCGAAATGCCGCTTGAGCGCCTAGTCGAGGCAAGCGACGTATTGATAGTGGCGGTGGGCTTTAGAGACGCTGGGCGCGTGTTGGGGGACCTCTCCCGCTTCGACCTCTGCGGGAAGCTCGTGATGGACATAGCCACCTTCAAGAGGTATGTATTGGGCGCATATGCCTCTATTCCCGACTGCGCCTACACCGCGACGGTACATCCCATGTTCGGGCCCGGCGCTAAGTCCATAGAAGGGGGGCGGGTGGTCGTCATGGAGGTCCCGGGCAGGCGCGGGGCCGATAAGGCCGAGGAGTTCTTTAGGGATCTAGGCGCAACTGTAATACGCGGAGACGTCGAGGAGCACGAACGTTTCGTCAAGTACACCATAGGGCTTAGTTACGCCGTTGGGTTGGCCCTAGCGAGGGTCTATTCGCGTTATTGGCCCCTCTTAGAGAAATACGGCGGCACCTCCTTTAAGTATCTCTCCACATACGCCGCATCGCTCCTAGGAGACCCCTCAGCCGTGGCCTACGCGGAGGAGGCAGGCGAGGCTCTAGATGAATTCATAAAGGCCTTGGCGGAAAAAGGGATGCCGACGCTTCCGCTGGACCCCGAGGAGGCCTATCGCCTCTTCTACGAGGCGCTCTCAAGACTTTATTCTAGCTAG
- a CDS encoding pyrroline-5-carboxylate reductase dimerization domain-containing protein: protein MGIIGLGKLGSALGLRLKESGYRVVGSVKTARSLERVSKMGLEAYLDNNVVVDKSDVVFLSVKPYNVSEISIKTEKPLVSFVAGIPLARLSQMSTRPYRAMTNIGLTAVAVAGEYEEGIDRLLRSISPIVIWVEEKLIDPLTVVLGSGPALVARLFRSYVEAAVNIGIPWDLAKSVAASLFGLTPQLVERMGYEGVVEAVATPGGTTIKALTKMSEIDDVLATALEGALARIKS, encoded by the coding sequence GTGGGAATTATAGGGCTGGGGAAGTTGGGGTCTGCGTTGGGCCTAAGGCTTAAGGAAAGCGGGTATAGGGTCGTAGGCTCGGTTAAGACCGCCAGGTCTCTGGAGAGGGTCTCTAAAATGGGTCTAGAGGCCTATTTGGACAACAACGTAGTTGTAGATAAAAGCGATGTGGTGTTCCTCTCCGTAAAGCCCTACAACGTCTCGGAGATCTCCATAAAGACAGAGAAACCGCTCGTCTCCTTCGTGGCGGGCATCCCCCTGGCGAGGCTGTCCCAAATGTCTACAAGACCGTACAGGGCCATGACCAATATAGGCCTCACCGCAGTGGCTGTAGCCGGCGAATACGAGGAGGGAATAGACCGCCTCCTTAGATCTATTTCCCCCATCGTGATTTGGGTCGAAGAGAAGTTGATAGACCCTCTGACAGTAGTGCTCGGGAGCGGGCCCGCGCTGGTGGCTAGGCTCTTTAGGAGCTACGTCGAGGCCGCCGTGAATATAGGGATCCCTTGGGATTTAGCTAAAAGCGTGGCGGCCAGCCTCTTCGGCTTGACGCCCCAACTCGTAGAGCGTATGGGGTACGAGGGGGTGGTCGAAGCCGTCGCTACGCCCGGCGGCACGACCATAAAGGCGCTCACAAAAATGTCCGAGATAGACGACGTCTTGGCAACCGCCCTTGAGGGGGCCCTAGCTAGAATAAAGTCTTGA
- a CDS encoding alcohol dehydrogenase catalytic domain-containing protein, whose product MKAYLVQETNSEFKLVEVEKPRPGPGRALVRIKAAGVCYRDYLAWTGWQRVKFPTVPGHEFAGIVEEVGEGSSVRPGDRVAGMMYEYCGECEYCRSGREYLCRNRKVYGEDIWGAFAEYIVADSKSLVRIPDGVDFAAASFAACVLSTLVRAAKKTGIAPGQLVVVTGASGGVGIHALQVAKAYGARVVGVTKPEKAEQVSKYADHVVTTREFADEVKKMGYADVVIETVGGPTIGQSARALKPGGKIALIGNVDPNPHQVQLGLYILKEIDVLPVLQGTRADLAEALRLIADGKIKPVYTLHKFDELPRLVAEMPKARHIGRQVVEI is encoded by the coding sequence ATGAAGGCCTATTTGGTCCAGGAGACAAACTCGGAGTTCAAGCTAGTTGAAGTCGAGAAGCCCAGGCCCGGCCCCGGGAGGGCTCTGGTGAGGATCAAAGCCGCTGGCGTGTGTTATCGCGACTATTTGGCGTGGACCGGATGGCAGAGAGTAAAATTCCCCACAGTCCCGGGTCATGAGTTCGCCGGCATTGTGGAGGAGGTTGGCGAAGGCTCTTCTGTAAGGCCCGGCGATAGAGTGGCCGGCATGATGTACGAATATTGCGGCGAGTGCGAATACTGTAGGTCGGGGAGGGAATATCTATGTAGAAACAGGAAGGTATATGGCGAGGACATATGGGGCGCCTTCGCGGAATATATAGTCGCCGATTCTAAGTCGTTGGTGAGGATACCCGATGGGGTTGATTTCGCCGCAGCGTCTTTTGCGGCCTGCGTGTTGTCCACATTGGTGAGGGCCGCCAAAAAGACGGGAATAGCGCCGGGACAGTTGGTGGTGGTCACGGGGGCCTCCGGCGGCGTCGGGATACATGCGCTTCAAGTGGCCAAGGCCTATGGGGCGAGGGTCGTCGGCGTGACCAAACCCGAAAAAGCCGAACAGGTCTCCAAATACGCGGACCACGTCGTGACCACGCGCGAATTCGCCGACGAGGTAAAGAAAATGGGATATGCGGATGTCGTGATAGAGACGGTCGGAGGGCCCACTATAGGCCAGTCCGCAAGGGCGTTAAAGCCCGGCGGCAAGATAGCCCTTATAGGCAATGTGGACCCCAACCCCCATCAAGTCCAACTGGGCCTCTATATACTCAAGGAAATCGACGTACTGCCGGTGCTACAAGGCACTAGGGCCGATTTGGCGGAAGCTTTGAGGCTTATCGCCGACGGTAAAATCAAGCCGGTATATACTTTACATAAATTCGACGAGTTGCCTAGACTAGTCGCAGAGATGCCTAAGGCGAGACATATAGGCAGACAGGTAGTCGAAATTTAA
- a CDS encoding 16S rRNA methyltransferase, with product MILVLAESSLELIPPEIRRHPVVVRDAKRRHKRPEEILLDRSRHHGAMSSLARAEKRGRPDIVHMCLLAFQYSLLNMAGRGSMYIHTINDLVIRLKPDVRPPKNYNNFVGLMEQLLVNGRVPPSGEPLMTVEKMGLKALVESLGSRWVVLHERGARKDPLELGSLLADSVVVVGGFPHGDFDNKWLLEGADAVYRLGDRALDAWQVVARAVALAELALGLI from the coding sequence GTGATTTTAGTGCTCGCCGAGTCGTCGTTGGAGCTTATACCTCCTGAAATCCGACGTCATCCAGTCGTTGTGAGGGACGCAAAGAGGCGGCACAAGCGTCCGGAGGAAATCCTTCTGGATAGGTCGAGACACCACGGGGCCATGTCGTCGCTAGCTCGCGCCGAAAAGAGGGGGAGGCCGGATATAGTCCATATGTGCCTACTGGCGTTTCAGTATAGTCTACTCAATATGGCCGGCCGCGGCTCCATGTACATCCACACTATAAACGACTTGGTGATAAGACTGAAGCCGGACGTAAGGCCTCCTAAGAACTACAACAACTTCGTGGGGCTTATGGAACAGTTGTTAGTCAACGGCAGGGTGCCTCCAAGCGGGGAGCCCCTAATGACCGTAGAGAAAATGGGCCTAAAGGCCTTAGTGGAAAGTCTAGGCAGCAGGTGGGTCGTCCTCCACGAACGCGGAGCGCGAAAAGACCCCCTCGAATTGGGCAGCCTACTAGCCGACTCGGTGGTGGTAGTCGGCGGATTTCCCCACGGCGACTTCGACAACAAGTGGCTCCTCGAAGGGGCCGACGCGGTATATAGGCTGGGGGACAGGGCGCTAGACGCTTGGCAGGTAGTGGCGAGGGCTGTGGCCTTGGCGGAGCTGGCGTTAGGACTTATTTAA
- a CDS encoding METTL5 family protein produces MDKRRLAAIIDGLPKFTTPKLRLEQYITPGDIAATIAWTMYMRGELDSGWVLDLGCGTGRLAYAVSLLGGRALCVDIDIDALITSKALGLDVALCDAKMPCAKRGIKVVMNPPFGVWRRHADVEFLKGAAYVGDVIYTIHKYATYNYIIGVAESLGYRHDLIDVAAIHIPPTYRHHRKKSHKVQVAIFRLEATSRGPQGRR; encoded by the coding sequence ATGGACAAACGGCGGCTCGCGGCGATCATAGACGGATTGCCAAAGTTCACAACACCCAAATTGCGCCTAGAGCAGTACATCACGCCCGGCGACATAGCGGCGACGATAGCTTGGACTATGTACATGAGGGGGGAGTTAGACTCGGGGTGGGTCCTAGATCTCGGATGTGGCACTGGGCGTCTCGCCTATGCGGTATCCCTATTAGGCGGCAGGGCTCTCTGCGTCGACATAGACATAGATGCCTTAATTACATCTAAGGCCTTGGGTCTGGACGTGGCGCTTTGCGACGCCAAGATGCCTTGCGCTAAAAGGGGTATAAAAGTTGTGATGAACCCCCCATTTGGCGTATGGAGGCGCCACGCTGACGTGGAGTTCCTAAAGGGCGCGGCTTATGTGGGCGATGTAATATACACGATACACAAATACGCTACATACAATTACATCATAGGCGTGGCTGAGTCGTTGGGCTATAGGCACGACCTAATCGACGTCGCCGCGATCCACATACCCCCGACCTATAGACACCACAGGAAGAAGTCCCACAAGGTCCAAGTCGCAATATTTAGGCTAGAAGCGACTTCTCGAGGGCCTCAAGGTCGCCGATAA
- a CDS encoding DNA-directed RNA polymerase subunit L yields the protein MMSIEIVKADDHYLELKTKGETYTLFSPLVEYLSEDPDVEYVTFDVGHPLLEDVTFRLKTRNGSPLDALRRAVQAIIGDLEALEKSLLA from the coding sequence ATGATGTCGATAGAGATAGTTAAGGCCGACGACCATTATTTAGAGCTGAAGACTAAGGGGGAGACCTATACGCTCTTCTCGCCTCTTGTGGAGTACCTATCGGAGGACCCCGACGTGGAGTACGTAACCTTTGACGTAGGCCATCCGCTCCTTGAGGACGTCACGTTTAGGCTTAAGACTAGGAACGGGAGCCCTCTAGACGCCTTGAGGCGTGCAGTTCAGGCCATTATCGGCGACCTTGAGGCCCTCGAGAAGTCGCTTCTAGCCTAA